The proteins below are encoded in one region of Manis javanica isolate MJ-LG chromosome 8, MJ_LKY, whole genome shotgun sequence:
- the FEM1B gene encoding protein fem-1 homolog B, with product MEGLAGYVYKAASEGKVLTLAALLLNRSESDIRYLLGYVSQQGGQRSTPLIIAARNGHAKVVRLLLEHYRVQTQQTGTVRFDGYVIDGATALWCAAGAGHFEVVKLLVSHGANVNHTTVTNSTPLRAACFDGRLDIVKYLVENNANISIANKYDNTCLMIAAYKGHTDVVRYLLEQRADPNAKAHCGATALHFAAEAGHIDIVKELIKWRAAIVVNGHGMTPLKVAAESCKADVVELLLSHADCDRRSRIEALELLGASFANDRENYDIMKTYHYLYLAMLERFQDGDNVLEKEVLPPIHAYGNRTECRNPQELESIRQDRDALHMEGLIVRERILGADNIDVSHPIIYRGAVYADNMEFEQCIKLWLHALHLRQKGNRNTHKDLLRFAQVFSQMIHLNETVKAPDIECVLRCSVLEIEQSMNRVKNIADADVHNAMDNYECNLYTFLYLVCISTKTQCSEEDQCRINKQIYNLIHLDPRTREGFTLLHLAVNSNTPVDDFHTNDVCSFPNALVTKLLLDCGAEVNAVDNEGNSALHIIVQYNRPISDFLTLHSIIISLVEAGAHTDMTNKQNKTPLDKSTTGVSEILLKTQMKMSLKCLAARAVRANDINYQDQIPRTLEEFVGFH from the exons ATGGAGGGCCTGGCTGGCTATGTATACAAAGCGGCCAGCGAGGGCAAGGTGCTTACTCTGGCCGCCTTGCTTCTCAACCGGTCTGAAAGCGACATCCGCTATCTGCTTGGCTATGTCAGCCAGCAGGGAGGGCAGCGCTCCACGCCCCTCATCATCGCAGCCCGCAATGGGCACGCCAAGGTGGTGCGCTTGCTCTTAGAACATTACCGGGTGCAGACTCAGCAGACAGGCACCGTCCGCTTCGACGG GTATGTCATTGATGGTGCCACTGCTCTTTGGTGTGCAGCAGGAGCAGGGCATTTTGAAGTTGTTAAACTTCTAGTCAGTCATGGAGCCAACGTAAACCATACAACAGTAACTAACTCGACCCCGCTGCGGGCAGCTTGCTTTGATGGCAGACTGGACATTGTGAAATACTTGGTTGAAAATAATGCTAACATCAGCATTGCTAACAAATATGACAACACCTGCCTAATGATTGCAGCATATAAGGGACACACTGATGTGGTCAGATACCTTTTAGAACAACGTGCTGATCCCAATGCTAAAGCACATTGTGGAGCCACAGCATTGCATTTTGCAGCTGAAGCTGGGCACATAGATATTGTGAAAGAGCTGATAAAATGGCGTGCTGCTATAGTAGTGAACGGCCATGGGATGACACCATTAAAAGTAGCTGCTGAAAGCTGTAAAGCTGATGTCGTCGAACTGTTGCTCTCTCATGCTGATTGTGACAGAAGAAGTCGGATTGAAGCTTTGGAACTCCTGGGTGCCTCCTTTGCAAATGACCGTGAGAACTATGACATCATGAAGACATACCACTATTTATATTTAGCTATGTTGGAGAGGTTTCAAGATGGTGATAATGTTCTTGAGAAAGAGGTTCTCCCACCAATCCATGCTTATGGGAATAGAACTGAATGTAGAAATCCTCAGGAACTGGAATCCATTCGGCAGGACAGAGATGCTCTTCATATGGAAGGCCTTATAGTTCGGGAACGGATTTTAGGTGCTGACAATATTGATGTTTCCCATCCCATCATTTACAGGGGAGCTGTTTATGCAGATAACATGGAATTTGAACAGTGTATCAAGTTGTGGCTTCATGCCCTGCACCTGAGACAGAAAGGTAACAGGAATACCCACAAGGATCTTCTTCGATTTGCCCAAGTTTTCTCACAGATGATTCATTTGAATGAAACTGTGAAGGCCCCCGACATAGAATGTGTTTTGAGATGCAGTGTTTTGGAAATAGAGCAGAGTATGAACAGAGTAAAAAATATTGCAGATGCTGATGTCCACAATGCTATGGACAATTACGAATGCAATCTCTATACCTTTCTGTATTTAGTGTGCATCTCCACCAAAACACAGTGCAGTGAAGAGGATCAGTGCAGAATTAACAAGCAGATCTACAACCTGATTCACCTGGATCCCAGAACTCGGGAAGGCTTCACCTTATTGCATCTTGCTGTCAACTCAAATACCCCAGTTGATGATTTCCACACCAATGATGTCTGCAGTTTTCCAAACGCGCTTGTCACCAAGCTCCTGCTGGACTGTGGCGCTGAGGTGAACGCTGTGGACAACGAGGGGAACAGCGCCCTTCATATTATTGTTCAGTACAACAGGCCCATCAGTGATTTTTTAACCTTGCACTCTATCATCATTAGCCTAGTGGAAGCTGGCGCTCACACTGACATGACAAACAAACAGAACAAGACTCCGCTAGACAAAAGTACAACTGGGGTATCTGAAATACTACTGAAAACTCAAATGAAGATGAGTCTCAAGTGCCTGGCTGCCCGAGCAGTTCGGGCTAATGACATTAACTACCAAGACCAGATCCCCAGAACTCTTGAAGAGTTCGTTGGATTTCATTAA